The Harpia harpyja isolate bHarHar1 unplaced genomic scaffold, bHarHar1 primary haplotype scaffold_55, whole genome shotgun sequence DNA window CGGCGACGCGGCCACGTCGCAAGGTGACACCAGGATGCCGGCCACCGGACGGTCGGCGCAGTGGGGACATCGCAGGATCCCAGGGTGACACCGTTAGGATAGCTATAGGGTCTATAGGGCCACCCTACAAGTGCTATAGGGTCTGCGCAGCCCCTCCTCGCTCCTACAGGGTCTATAGGGCCACCCTACAGCCCCTCCCCAAACCTACAGGGTCTATAGGACCCCCtacagctgctatagggtctgTGCAGCCCCCCCCACACTCCTACACGGTCTATAGGGCCACCCtacagctgctatagggtctgcGCAGCCCCTCCTCGCTCCTACAGGGTCTATAGGGCCACCCTACAGCCCCTCCCCAATCCTACAGGGTCTATAGGGCCACCCTGcagctgctatagggtctgcACAGCCTCCCCCAATCCTACAGAGTCTATAGGGCCACCCTGcagctgctatagggtctgcGCAGCCCCCCCACGCTCCTACAGGGTCTATAGGGCCACCCtacagctgctatagggtctgcGCAGCCCGTCATTGCTCCTACAGGGTCTATAGGGCCACCCTACAGCCCCTCCCCAATCCTACAGGGTCTATAGAGCCACCCTGcagctgctatagggtctgcACAGCCCTCCCACGCTCCTACGGGGCCTATAGGGCCACCCtacagctgctatagggtctgcGCAGCCTCCCCCAATCCTACAGGGTCTACAGGGCCACCGtacagctgctatagggtctgcACAGCCTCCCCCAATCCTACAGGGTTGATAGGGCCCCTCtacagctgctatagggtctgcGCAGCCCTTCCTCGCTGCTACAGGGTCTATAGTGCCACCCtacagctgctatagggtctgcACAGCCACCCCACGCTCCTACAGGGTATATAGGGCCACCCTACAGCTCCTATAGGGTCTGCACATCCCCTCCTCGCTCCTACAGCATCTATAGGACCCCCTACAGCTGCTATAGGGTCCGTGCAGCCTCTCCACACTCCTACAGGGTCTATAGGGCCACCCtacagctgctatagggtctgTGCAGCCCCTCCACACTCATAAAGGGTCTACAGGGCCACCCtacagctgctatagggtctgcGCAGCCCCCCACGCTCCTACAGGATCTATAGGGCCACCCtacagctgctatagggtctgcACAGCCTCCCCCAATCCTACAGGGTCTATAGGGCCACCCtacagctgctatagggtctgcGCAGCCCCCCCACACTCACAAAGGGTCTACAGGGCCACCCtacagctgctatagggtctgcGCAGCCCCCCACGCTCCTACAGGATCTATAGGGCCACCCtacagctgctatagggtctgcACAGCCTCCCCCAATCCTACAGGGTCTATAGGGCCACCCtacagctgctatagggtctgcGCAGCCCCCCCACGCTCCTACAGGGTCTGCAGGGCCACCCtacagctgctatagggtctgTGCAGCCCCCCACACTCATAAAGGGTCTACAGGACCACCCTACAGTTGCTATAGGGTCTGTGCAGCCCCCCCACGCTCCTACAGGGTCTATAGGGCCACCCtacagctgctatagggtctgcGCAGCCCCCACACATTCCTACAGGGTCTACAGGGCCACCCtacagctgctatagggtctgcACAGCCTCCCCCAATCCTACAGGGTCTATAGGGCCACCCtacagctgctatagggtctgcACGGCCCACACATACTCCTACAGGGTCTATAGGGCCACCCTACAGCTGCTATATGGTCTATGCAGCCCCCCCACGCTCCTACAGGGTCTATAGGGCCACCCTACAGCTGTTATAGGGTCTGTGCAGCCCCCCCACACTCCTGCATGGTCTATAGTGCCACCCtacagctgctatagggtctgcGCAGCCCCCACACATTCCTACAGGGTCTACAGGGCCACCCtacagctgctatagggtctgTGCAGCCCCCCCACGCTCCTACAGGGTCTGCAGGGCCACCCtacagctgctatagggtctgTGCAGCCCCCCACACTCATAAAGGGTCTACAGGACCACCCTACAGTTGCTATAGGGTCTGTGCAGCCCCCCCACGCTCCTACAGGGTCTATAGGGCCACCCtacagctgctatagggtctgcGCAGCCCCCACACATTCCTACAGGGTCTACAGGGCCACCCtacagctgctatagggtctgcACAGCCTCCCCCAATCCTACAGGGTCTATAGGGCCACCCtacagctgctatagggtctgcACGGCCCACACATACTCCTACAGGGTCTATAGGGCCACCCTACAGCTGCTATATGGTCTATGCAGCCCCCCCACGCTCCTACAGGGTCTACAGGGCCACCCtacagctgctatagggtctgtgcagcccccccccccgctcctacAGCATCTATAGGACCCCCtacagctgctatagggtctgcGCAGCCCCTCCTCGCTCCTACAGATTCTATAGGACCCCCtacagctgctatagggtctgcGCAGCCCCCCCACGCTCCTACAGGTCTACAGGACCCTCCAGCACCGCCCAGTACCGCCCAGTACCCTCCAGCACCGCCCAGTACCCTCCAGCACCGCCCAGTACCGCCCAGTACCGCCCCGTACCCTCCAGCACCGCCCAGTACCGCCCAGTACCCTCCAGCACCGCCCAGTACCCTCCAGCACCGCCCAGTACCCTCCCAtcgctccctcctccctccctccctccccgctgcgGGCAAGGGGGTGGGACCATGCAAATAAGCACCTTGACGTCACCTTCTCCGCCCCTATTGGGGGGGTTGGGTGTTACCCAGCAGCCTTTGCGATCGGcagttttttttggggggggggggcggggaaggtTTGGGCTGCTCTACGCTTGGCTCCGTGGGGATCGTTGGGGGTCCAagagtggggggggggttgttgtccCACGTCACCCACCCACTCCCCATGGCAGCCGTGGGAGCCCTGGCACTAGCCCGGTGGCCTCGGTTGGTAGCCCACCGGCCGCCCCTTGCACCTCGGGTCACCGCCGTCCTGGGCCGGCCACAATCGGTGGTCCAAGGTGAAGAACGTCAAGGGTCGCGCGACGCCGCCCGCGGTCGCCTCTTCCAGCGCCTCGGCCTCATGCTGCGTATCGCCGCTCGCGGGTACGGACCCGCCGGATCCCTCTGCCGCGCCCACATCCCCGTCGCCGGGGTGGTGGGATTCCCAACGGGTCTTCTGGGGGTTGGTGGGATCCCGCGGGTCTTCCGGGGGTGGTGGGATCCCAACGGGTCTTCTGGGGGTGGTGGGATCCCAACGGGTCTTCTGGGATCCCAACGGGTCTTCTGGGGGTGGTGGGGATCCCAACGGGTCTTCTGGGGGGTGGTGGGATCCCGGCGGGTCTTCCGGGGGGTGGTGGGATCCCGGAGGGTCTTCTGGGGTTGGTGGGATCCCAACGGGTCTTCCGGGGGTGGTGGGATCCCGGAGGGTCTTCTGGGATTCCCAACGGGTCTTCTGGGGGTGGTGGGATCCCAACGGGTCTTCTGGGGGTGGTGGGATCCCGGCGGGTCTTCCGGGGGTGGTGGGATCCCGGAGGGTCTTCTGGGGTTGGTGGGATCCCAACGGGTCTTCTGGGGGTGGTGGGATCCCAACGGGTCTTCTGGGGTTGGTGGGATCCCAACAGGTCTTCTGGGGCTGGTGGGGTCCCGGCAGGTCTCCCGGGATCCCGGCAGGTCTTCTGGGGTTGGTGGGATCCCAATGGGtctcctggggctggtgggatCCCGGCAGGTCTCCCGGGATCCTGGCGGGTCTTCTGGGGCAGGTGGGATCCCGGCAGGTGTTCTGGGGCTGGTGGGGATCCCAGCAGATCTTCTGGGATCCCGGCGGGTCTTCTGGGGTTGGTGGGATCCCAGTGGGtctcctggggctggtgggatCCCAGCGGGtctcctggggctggtgggatCCCGGCAGGTCTTCTCGGATCTCCCCCACTCTGGATCCCTGAGTGGGGGGTCCTCATCCCCAGTGCCCCTGGGATCTTGCAGCCCAGCAGATCCCCCCTGCCAGGCCCCTGGAGGTCCCTCAGGCCAAGATCTCCCCCTGGGatctccccacacccccccccccagatccctCCAGGTTCTCTTGGGGGTTCTCCAGGATCCCAGAAGTCCTTCCACCCCACAGACCCTCCCGGCTCCCCCAGGATCTCACCGTCCCCCAGACACCACCGCCCCCAGATCCTCTGGGATTTGGGGAGGGtctctccagccccccccccccgccccgatccCAGCCGCACCCCCTTTCACCACAGAGGGGGGCCCAGACCCAGCGCTCAACACCCAACTGGCCAACGTGGTGGAGCAGTGCCGGGCGAAGAACATGCCCAAGGCCTCCATCGAGGCGGCCATCCACGGCGCGGTAGGTCCTGGGGGATTTGGGAAGGGAGACCGGACACGGCGGGAGGAGGATCAAGCCCTCCGAGATGCCGGTGGGGGGGATCCCTgagccccccacccctgccccaggagagatcggcggcggcggcagcccggcTGCTGTATGAAGCCCGTGGCCCCGGTGGCTCGGCTCTTCTCCTGGAGGTCCTCACCGATAATCCCCGGCGGAGCCAGCATGACGTCCGACTCATCCTCACCCGCCACGGGTCAgtctgagggggggggggggggggggacaccccagcGTCCGGGCCCAAAAACCCGGTTTGATGAGTCCAGGGCTGAGTGGGGTGTGGGTGCCCGCAGGGGAACGCTGGCAGAAGGGGCACGACACGGCTTCGAGCAGAAAGGGGTGGTCCGCGTGGGGCCACGGGACCTTCGGGGCCACCCCGTCTCGCTGGAGGCGGCGCTGGAGGCGGCGCTGGAGGCCGGGGCCCAGGACGTCTGCccggatgaggaggaggaggaagaagaggagccaGCGCTGAAGGTGGGTGAGGAGACAACAGTTTGGTTTCAGAGCACACGGGGCGGTCCTCTTGGTGCCCCGGCTGCTCCTGGCCGTTCCCTGGCCGCTCTTGGCCGTTTCTGACCATCCAAGACCATCCCTGACCACCATGGGTTGTCCCCAGCATTCTTGACCATCCCTGGCCTCTCTCAGCCATCCCTTGACCGTCCCTGACCGCCCTTGACCGTCCCCGACCACCCTTGGCCGTCCCTTGACCGTCCCCGACCACCCTTGGCCGTCCCTTGACTGTCCCCGACCACCTTTGGCCATCCCTTGACCATCCCTGACCGTCCCCGACCACCCTTTGACCGTCCCCaaccgcccttggccgttccttgaccGTCCCCAATGGCTCCTTGACCATTCCCgaccgcccttggccgttccttgaccgtccccaactgcccttggccgttccttgaccGTCCCCAATGGCTCCTTGACCGTCCCCAATGGCTCCTTGACCATCCCCGACCCCCCTTGGCCATCCCTTGACCGTCCCCAACGCCCCTTGGCTGTTCCTTGACTGTCCCCGACTGCCCTTGGCCATTCCTTGACCATCCCCGACTACCCTTGGACGTTCCTTGACCATCCCCAATGCCTCCTGACCGTCCCCgaccgcccttggccgttcctCGACCGTCCCCaaccgcccttggccgttccttgaccGTCCCCAATGGCTCCTGACCGTCCCCGACCGCCCTCGGCCGTTCCTTGACCGTCCCCaaccgcccttggccgttccttgaccgtccccaatggctccttgaccgtccccaaccgcccttggccgttccttgaccGTCCCCAATGCCTCCTGACCGTCCCCgaccgcccttggccgttccttgaccATCCCCaaccgcccttggccgttccttgaccGTCCCCAATGGCTCCTGACCGTCCCTgaccgcccttggccgttccttgaccGTCCCTGACCGCCCTTGGCCGTTCTTTGACCGTCCCTgaccgcccttggccgttcctCGACCGTCCCCGACCACCCTTGGCCGTCCCTTGACTGTCCCCGACCACCTTTGGCCATCCCTTGACCATCCCTGACCGTCCCCGACCACCCTTTGACCGTCCCCaaccgcccttggccgttccttgaccGTCCCCAATGGCTCCTTGACCATTCCCgaccgcccttggccgttccttgaccgtccccaactgcccttggccgttccttgaccGTCCCCAATGGCTCCTTGACCGTCCCCAATGGCTCCTTGACCATCCCCGACCCCCCTTGGCCATCCCTTGACCGTCCCCAACGCCCCTTGGCTGTTCCTTGACTGTCCCCGACTGCCCTTGGCCATTCCTTGACCATCCCCGACTACCCTTGGACGTTCCTTGACCATCCCCAATGCCTCCTGACCGTCCCCgaccgcccttggccgttcctCGACCGTCCCCaaccgcccttggccgttccttgaccGTCCCCAATGGCTCCTGACCGTCCCCGACCGCCCTCGGCCGTTCCTTGACCGTCCCCaaccgcccttggccgttccttgaccgtccccaatggctccttgaccgtccccaaccgcccttggccgttccttgaccGTCCCCAATGCCTCCTGACCGTCCCCgaccgcccttggccgttccttgaccATCCCCaaccgcccttggccgttccttgaccGTCCCCAATGGCTCCTGACCGTCCCTgaccgcccttggccgttccttgaccGTCCCTGACCGCCCTTGGCCGTTCTTTGACCGTCCCTgaccgcccttggccgttcctCGACCGTCCCCGACCACCCTTGGCCGTCCCTTGACTGTCCCCGACCACCTTTGGCCATCCCTTGACCATCCCTGACCGTCCCCGACCACCCTTTGACCGTCCCCaaccgcccttggccgttccttgaccGTCCCCAATGGCTCCTTGACCATTCCCgaccgcccttggccgttccttgaccgtccccaactgcccttggccgttccttgaccGTCCCCAATGGCTCCTTGACCGTCCCCAATGGCTCCTTGACCATCCCCGACCCCCCTTGGCCATCCCTTGACCGTCCCCAACGCCCCTTGGCTGTTCCTTGACTGTCCCCGACTGCCCTTGGCCATTCCTTGACCATCCCCGACTACCCTTGGACGTTCCTTGACCATCCCCAATGCCTCCTGACCGTCCCCgaccgcccttggccgttcctCGACCGTCCCCaaccgcccttggccgttccttgaccGTCCCCAATGGCTCCTGACCGTCCCCGACCGCCCTCGGCCGTTCCTTGACCGTCCCCaaccgcccttggccgttccttgaccgtccccaatggctccttgaccgtccccaaccgcccttggccgttccttgaccGTCCCCAATGCCTCCTGACCGTCCCCgaccgcccttggccgttccttgaccATCCCCaaccgcccttggccgttccttgaccGTCCCCAATGGCTCCTGACCGTCCCTGACCGCCCTTGGCCGTTCTTTGACCGTCCCTGACCGCCCTTGGCCGTTCTTTGACCGTCCCTgaccgcccttggccgttcctCGACCGTCCCCGACCACCCTTGGCCGTCCCTTGACTGTCCCCGACCACCTTTGGCCATCCCTTGACCATCCCTGACCGTCCCCAACCACCCTTTGACCGTCCCCaaccgcccttggccgttccttgaccGTCCCCAATGGCTCCTTGACCATTCCCgaccgcccttggccgttccttgacTGTCCCCAACTgcccttggccgttccttgaccGTCCCCAATGGCTCCTTGACCATCCCCGACCCCCCTTGGCCATCCCTTGACCGTCCCCAACGCCCCTTGGCTGTTCCTTGACTGTCCCCGACTGCCCTTGGCCATTCCTTGACCATCCCCAACTACCCTTGGACGTTCCTTGACCATCCCCAATGCCTCCTGACCGTCCCTgaccgcccttggccgttcctCGACCGTCCCCgaccgcccttggccgttcctCGACCGTCCCCGACCACCCTTGGCCATTCCTTGATCATCCCCAACCGCCCTTGGCCTTTCCTTGACCGTCCCCgaccgcccttggccgttccttgaccgtccccgaccgcccttggccgttccttgaccgtccccaatggctccttgaccgtccccaaccgcccttggccgttccttgaccATCCCCGACGGCTCCTGACCGTCCCCgaccgcccttggccgttccttgaGCATCCCCAACCGCAACTGGCCGTTCCCCGCAGTTCATCTGCGAGACCTCAGCCTTGCGGAACGTGCGAGAGCATCTGGAGGCCTCGGGGCTGCGCCTGCTCTCGGCCGCCATCGAGTACTTGCCTCGGGACCGGGTGACGCTACCGGAGGGGACACGGGAGCAGGCGGAGCACCTCCTCCAGGCCCTCGGCGACTGCCCCGACATCGTCCGCCTCTACCACAACATCCAATAGgagatggggggggcggggaccGTGGCCCCACCAATTGGAGtcacgttccccccccccccccccatatcttGTTCCCATCCCCGTGATGACAATAAAACTGTGTTTTGACCATGGCTCCGCCTCCATAGGGACCACCACCCCCAAGAGCCCCTTCTCTGGCCCCACCCCCTTCAGGCAAAGAGGCGTGGCCAAAGGGGGAGGGCTGGGAGAACCCAGGCATGGGGGGGAAGGTcccaggtgcccccccccccccccaacaaacatGGTGGCAGCGGAGGGCAGGGTCATTTATTTGGGGGATGGGGCGGGGACAGGGGACGCGGGGGGGTCACTCGTCAGAGCCGGTGGGGCTGCCAAGGAAGATGTCGGCGTAGGCAAAGGCTGGGGTggccccttcttcctcctcctcctcttcgtcgtcgtcgtcgtcctcctcctcctcctcttcctcctcctcctcttcttcctcgtCCTCGGGGTGGAGGAAGGCCCCAGCTTCTCCCTGGAGGAGCCGGCGGACAGTGGGGTGGGTGAGGCCGAAGAAGTCGGCGCCAGCACCAGGGGCCGGTGGCAttgcccggggccgccccccggcTTCCCCCAGGGCCTGGAGGAGCCGGCCATGGCAGACATCGGGCGTGGGACCCGCCAGCACCCTCCCAGGCTCGTCCTCGGACACGATCTCGCAGCGGGGACCGGCCACGATCCGGCAGGTGTACAGGCAGCGGCGAGCCGGCCGGCGGGTGCTGGTGAAGAGCCGGGTGCTACGGAAGCCCAGGGGCAAGATGGCCCCCGGCCCCAAACCGCCGACACCCAGGCTGTGCACCGTCAGAGGTCCCAGCGCCAAGGGCAGAGTCAACGTCCCGCCGCGCCGGCGGGGGGGTGGCCTCAAGATGGCCGCTGGCGGCCCAGCCGGGCTGGAGGTGTCCTCCGGTGGTCTCAAGATGGCCGCTGGCGGCACGTCCAACTTGGGGCCGCCTCTCGGCCCATTTGGCCTCAAGTCGTCTCTTGGGCCGTCCCGCGGCCCCGCTGGCCTCAACCCATCCCTCGACTCATCTCTCGGGCCGTCTCTCGGCCCTGCCGTCCTCGAACCGTCTCTCGGCCCGTCTCTCGCCCCATTGGACCTCGGCCCGTCTCCTGGACCGTCTCTTGGTCCATCTCTTGAGCCAGTTGGCCTCACCCCATCTCTTGACCCAACCGGCCTTGAGCCAGTTGGCCTCGACTCATCTCTTGACCCATCTCTTGACCCAACCGGCCTGGAGCCGCTCGGCCTCGGCTCATCTCTTGGTCCATCTCTTGACCCCGTTGACCGCGCCCCATCCCTCGCTCCATCTCTTGACCCAGTTGGCCTCGACCCCTCTCTTGCTCCAGTTGACCGCGCCCCGTCTTTCCCGCCGTCTCTTGACCCATCGGCCCGGGACCCGCCACGGCGAGGCCGGCGGCCGGTGACCTCACCGGCGATCTCCTCGGGGCCGGCCATCGCCCGGAGTTGGAGGAGCCGGGTGAGAAGGAAACGGCGCTCGTCCCGTGCCCGTAGGCACTTGGCTTCCAACCGGGCCACCTCATCGCAGAGAGCCCCGTTCTCGAACACCAgcgcccgcgccgcccgccgcagCCGGCTGTACTTGAGGCGGGTACCGCTCCGCTGGGCGCTGCCGGGGTCCCTTCGGCATCCTGCCTGCCCAATTAATCCCAACGATAAATTAATTCATCCATAATAATCACCGATGATCAACCAGCCGCGCCCGGCTCAGGTTCGGCTGGCGGGAAATTAACGGCGACCCTTCCGCGTCGCCGCGTCGATCGCCGTCGCCGTCGCCGCGTTCAAGAATCGCGGCGGGCGCCTCGAGTCGCAATTAGCGGCGATTAATTCCGCGGGCTGCCGTTCGCGATTTTCGGCGGAGAATCGATTCACGCGGCGAGAGGTTCCGCCTCGCGACGGGCGCCGCCAGTCGCGACGGGGCGATGCGGCGACGGATCGCGATTAAACGCGACCGCGATTCCGCTTCAGCTCATCGCCGCCGCCCTTGATTGCAACGCTAATTGCCCCCGCCCTCCCGGCCCCTCGAATTGGGGTGAAATCCGGCAAATTTGAGGTTCGCCGGCTCACGGACTCACCCGGCGCGGAAGGGGAACCAAGAGGTccgggaaggaggaggaagaggaagaggaagggggggggggggagggacaggaagaggaagaggagaggagggggaggggcgGAGGGGAAAGCTCAGgggcccctcccccccccgccccgagtgACGCATGCGGTGACGCCACCGATGACACGCGTGACGctgcggggaaggggaggggggcgtcctcccagcagcccccggggccggcggccgccaAAGGggcccaacccccccccccccccccaaaaaaaattcaACCCCCTCCCCCACTCCAACCCCCGACCCCTGTGACCCCTGACCTCCGAcccctgggggggggagggggggcctCGCCGTGGCCGAGGAcaatggaggtgagcagggggaCGGGGGAGGGATgggatctgcccccccccccataggggctggagggggggggatttgccccccataggggctggaggggggagatctgccccccataagggctgggggggggagatctgcccccccataggagctggaggggggtatctgccccccataggggctggggggggagatctgcccccccataggagctggaggggggtatctgccccccataggggctggggggggagatctgcccccccataggagctggaggggggtatctgccccccataggggctggaggggggagatctgccccccataggggctggggggggagatctgccccccataggggctggggggggggggatctgccccccgtaggggctgggggggggggatctgccccccataggggctgggggggggagatctgccccccataggggctggaggggggagatctgcccccccttaggggctggaggggggatttgccccccataggggctggggggtggtatctgccccccataggggctggggggggggatctgCCCCCCCATAGGGGCTGGAGGGGGGTATCTGCCCCCCGtaagggctggaggggggagatctgccccccataggggctgggggggggggatctgccCCCCGtaagggctggaggggggagatctgccccccataggggctggggggggggagatctgccccccataggggctggaggggggagatctgccccccataggggctggggggggggggatctgccCCCCAtaagggctggaggggggagatctgccccccataggggctgggggggggggatctgccCCCCGtaagggctggaggggggagatctgccccccataggggctgggggggggagatctgccccccataggggctggaggggggagatctgccccccataggggctgggggggggggatctgccCCCCGtaagggctggaggggggagatctgccccccataggggctgggggggggggatctgccCCCCGtaagggctggaggggggagatctgccccccataggggctgggggggggagatctgccccccataggggctggaggggggagatctgccccccataggggctggaggggggagatctgccccccataggggctggggggggagatcTGCCCCCCCATAGGAGCTGGAGGGGGGTATCTGCCCCCCatagcagctgggggggggggatctgccCCCCATAAGGGCTCGAGGGGGGAGATCTGCCCCccataggggctgggggggggggggatctgccCCCCataagggctgggggggggatttGCCCCTGCTTAGGGGTTCTGGGGGGGAGATCTGCCCCCTTAGGGGCTATGGGGGGGGGATCTGCCCCCCCATAGGGGCTCTAGGGGGGGTCTGCCCCCCCCCATAGGTGTTATGGGGTGGCATCCTCCCCCCCCAGGGCCACACACGTGTGGCAGGCGTGTGGCACGCGTTGCCCCGTGACACGGTGTACCCCGCCTGTCCGTCCGCTACCCCCTCCCCAaatttccccccccaccccccgcccagGACGAGTCCCCGTCGGTTCCCGAATTCCTGGAGGACGGTGACAGCAACGGACCCTTCCCGCTGGAGGACCCCGAGGCCACCAGGTgggaacggggggggggacacggggacggggacacggggacggggacacgggaaTGGGGACggacacggggatggggacacggggatggggacacgggaaTGGGGACAGACACGGgaatggggacatggggacggggacacgggaaTGCAGACGGacatggggacggggacacgggaaTGGGGACACGGGAATGGGGACggacacggggatggggacacggggatggggacacgggaatggggacacagggacggggacacggggatggggacacggggatggggacatgggaatGGGGACGGacacggggacggggacacggggacggggacacggggacgaGGA harbors:
- the LOC128138577 gene encoding translational activator of cytochrome c oxidase 1, giving the protein MAAVGALALARWPRLVAHRPPLAPRVTAVLGRPQSVVQGEERQGSRDAARGRLFQRLGLMLRIAAREGGPDPALNTQLANVVEQCRAKNMPKASIEAAIHGAERSAAAAARLLYEARGPGGSALLLEVLTDNPRRSQHDVRLILTRHGGTLAEGARHGFEQKGVVRVGPRDLRGHPVSLEAALEAALEAGAQDVCPDEEEEEEEEPALKFICETSALRNVREHLEASGLRLLSAAIEYLPRDRVTLPEGTREQAEHLLQALGDCPDIVRLYHNIQ
- the TBRG1 gene encoding transforming growth factor beta regulator 1 — translated: PPPLPLLSSSSSCPSPPPPSSSSSSSFPDLLVPLPRRAGCRRDPGSAQRSGTRLKYSRLRRAARALVFENGALCDEVARLEAKCLRARDERRFLLTRLLQLRAMAGPEEIAGEVTGRRPRRGGSRADGSRDGGKDGARSTGAREGSRPTGSRDGARDGARSTGSRDGPRDEPRPSGSRPVGSRDGSRDESRPTGSRPVGSRDGVRPTGSRDGPRDGPGDGPRSNGARDGPRDGSRTAGPRDGPRDESRDGLRPAGPRDGPRDDLRPNGPRGGPKLDVPPAAILRPPEDTSSPAGPPAAILRPPPRRRGGTLTLPLALGPLTVHSLGVGGLGPGAILPLGFRSTRLFTSTRRPARRCLYTCRIVAGPRCEIVSEDEPGRVLAGPTPDVCHGRLLQALGEAGGRPRAMPPAPGAGADFFGLTHPTVRRLLQGEAGAFLHPEDEEEEEEEEEEEEEDDDDDEEEEEEEGATPAFAYADIFLGSPTGSDE